In one Rutidosis leptorrhynchoides isolate AG116_Rl617_1_P2 chromosome 8, CSIRO_AGI_Rlap_v1, whole genome shotgun sequence genomic region, the following are encoded:
- the LOC139863578 gene encoding uncharacterized protein yields the protein MLWAHRTIPKGATNETPFSLVYGSEAVIPAEINIPTIRIASFDESSNSVELCENINLVEERREMAAIKEEINKQTIASYYNKRVQPLSFQLDDLVRRKNEASRAEDTDKLGPKWEGPYKVIGVSDTGAYPLANLDGRAIKRTWHAQTLKLCCI from the coding sequence ATGTTGTGGGCACACCGCACGATCCCAAAGGGCGCGACTAATGAAACACCTTTCAGTTTGGTGTATGGGTCCGAAGCTGTAATACCCGCGGAGATAAATATACCAACCATTCGCATAGCttccttcgatgaaagtagcaaTAGCGTAGAACTGTGTGAAAATATAAATTTGGTTGAAGAGCGCAGGGAAATGGCAGCGATAAAAGAAGAAATCAACAAGCAAACAATCGCAAGCTACTATAACAAACGCgtacaaccattatctttccaattGGATGATTTGGTACGGCGAAAAAATGAAGCAAGCAGAGCGGAGGACACGGATAAACTTGGACCTAAATGGGAAGGACCATACAAGGTTATTGGTGTAAGCGATACAGGGGCGTATCCGTTAGCGAATTTAGATGGAAGAGCAATAAAGCGCACCTGGCATGCGCAAACACTTAAGCTGTGCTGCATATAA